Within Methylomagnum ishizawai, the genomic segment GCTTGATCGGAGGACCTCAGCATGACCACAGAACTTCTGGAAGAACGGGGGAATTCCCCGCCGCCGGTGGACGATGCGGTCGGGGCGGAAGCCTCCGACACCCGCCAGTTCGTGACCTTCATCGCGGGCGGCGAGGTCTTCGCCGTCGATATGGCCCCCGTGCAGGAAATCATCCGCGTGCCGGGCGTGGTGCGTGTGCCCTTGGCACCGCATACCCTGGACGGCTTGGCGAACCTGCGCGGCAAGGTGCTGCCCATCATTTCCCTGCGCCGGATCTTCGGCTTCTCCGAAGTCGAATACGACGAGGCCACCCGCGCCGTGGTGATCGACATCGGCCAGCCCTTGGGCTTCGTGGTCGACCGGGTCGCCAGCGTGGTCGGCGTGGACGCGGGCAAGATCGAGGATGTGGAGAGCATCCAAGGCACCGTGAAGACCGAGTTGCTTTCCGGCCTCATCAAGGATGTCGGCGGGCACGCCATGATCATGGTGCTGGATTTCGCCAAGCTGATCGCCCAGGAATTCGCCGATATCGCCGCGCTCGCCAAACGACGGGCCGGCCTGGGCGCGGGTCCGGGCCTGTCCGGCGAACCGCGCGACGAGGAGGAGGAAACCAGCGACGAACTGCAATTGGTGAGCTTCGAGGTCGCGGGCCAGGAATACGCGATGGACATCAAGGATGTGCAGGAGATCGTGCAAGTGCCGGAGCTGATCGTCCATGTGCCGCGCTCCGAATCGCATGTGCTGGGCGTGATGACCTTGCGCAACCGCCTGCTGCCCCTGGTCAGCCTGCGCCGCATGTTCGACCTGCCCATCCGGGATGCCGACGAACGTAGTCGCATCGTCGTGGTGGCCTTGGGCAGCGCCTCGGTGGGCGTGGTGACGGACACCGTGAACGAAGTCCTGCGCGTGCCCAGGAACGAGGTGGACGCCATCCCGCCCTTGCTGGCCCGCGAGGGGAATTTGGCCGACATCACCGATATCTGTCGATTACAGGGCGGCAAGCGCCTGGTGTCGATCATTTCCGCGGGCAATTTATTCGGCCACGCGGCCATCAAGGAGGCTTTGAACACCGTGGATACCTTGCAAGACGACGATGAACAGCGGGTCGCGACCCTGGATGACGACGCGGTCGACGACGACGAGCAGGTCGTGGTGTTCCACTTGGGCAAGGAAGAGTTCGGGGTCCCCATCGAGAGCGTGCAGGAAATCGTGCGCGTCCCCGAGGAATTGACCCATGTGCCCAAGGCGCCGCCCTTCGTCGAGGGCGTCATCAACCTGCGGGGCGCGGTGCTGCCGGTGATCGACCTGCGTCGGCGGCTCGGCCTACCGGTCCTGGAACGCACCGACCGCCAGCGCGTCATGGTGTTCCTGATCCATGGGGCGCGCACCGGCTTCATCGTCGACGTGGTGACGGAGGTGCTCAAGATCCACAAGAGCGCCATCGAACCCGCGCCGCGGCTATCCGGCGAGCAGGCCAACCTGCTGGCCCGCATGGCCAATCTGGAAAAGCAAAAGCGCATGGTGCAATTGATCGAACCGGCCCATCTGGTGGAAGGACGCGAACTCGCCGACCTGGCCGGAATGGCGGCCTGACCGGGTGGGGAGGTGCCGTGATCAAGCTGCTCATTGTCGACGACTCGGCGCTGATGCGCCGCCAGTTGACCCAATTATTCCTGGATGAAAACGATTTCGAGATCCGCCAGGCGCGCAACGGGATCGAGGCCGTGGCGGAAAACCGCGAATTCGAACCGGATGTGGTGACGCTGGACATCAACATGCCCGAGATGGACGGCATCACCGCGCTTTCGCTGATCATGGCCGAACGCCCGGTGCCGGTGGTGATGGTGTCCTCGCTCACCGAGCAAGGCGCGCTGGCGACCTTCGAGGCGCTCAACCTGGGCGCGGTGGACTATGTCGCCAAACCGGGCGGGACGATTTCGCTCAGCATCGACACCATCAAGGACGACCTGATCGGCAAAGTGCGTACCGCCGCCCGCGCCAAGATCAAGGGCAAGGGTGCCAAGGGCTTGGCGCAACGGCTGCGGGAGGAGCGGGAAAAAGTCGCCGCCCGCCCGGTGGCCGTGCGGCGCGGCGTGGCGGGCGAAGGCCTGGTGGTGATCGGCGTCTCCACCGGCGGGCCGCGCACGCTGGAGGACATCCTGCCGCAACTGCCGGCGGATTTCCCCTGGCCGGTGCTGGTGGCCCAGCACATGCCACCCTCGTTCACGCGGCCTTTCGCCGACCGCATGAACGGCTTGTGCGTCCTCAACGTGGTCGAAGCCGCCCAGCCCATGGCCCTGGAACCCGGCAC encodes:
- a CDS encoding chemotaxis protein CheW — encoded protein: MTTELLEERGNSPPPVDDAVGAEASDTRQFVTFIAGGEVFAVDMAPVQEIIRVPGVVRVPLAPHTLDGLANLRGKVLPIISLRRIFGFSEVEYDEATRAVVIDIGQPLGFVVDRVASVVGVDAGKIEDVESIQGTVKTELLSGLIKDVGGHAMIMVLDFAKLIAQEFADIAALAKRRAGLGAGPGLSGEPRDEEEETSDELQLVSFEVAGQEYAMDIKDVQEIVQVPELIVHVPRSESHVLGVMTLRNRLLPLVSLRRMFDLPIRDADERSRIVVVALGSASVGVVTDTVNEVLRVPRNEVDAIPPLLAREGNLADITDICRLQGGKRLVSIISAGNLFGHAAIKEALNTVDTLQDDDEQRVATLDDDAVDDDEQVVVFHLGKEEFGVPIESVQEIVRVPEELTHVPKAPPFVEGVINLRGAVLPVIDLRRRLGLPVLERTDRQRVMVFLIHGARTGFIVDVVTEVLKIHKSAIEPAPRLSGEQANLLARMANLEKQKRMVQLIEPAHLVEGRELADLAGMAA
- the cheB gene encoding chemotaxis-specific protein-glutamate methyltransferase CheB, which codes for MIKLLIVDDSALMRRQLTQLFLDENDFEIRQARNGIEAVAENREFEPDVVTLDINMPEMDGITALSLIMAERPVPVVMVSSLTEQGALATFEALNLGAVDYVAKPGGTISLSIDTIKDDLIGKVRTAARAKIKGKGAKGLAQRLREEREKVAARPVAVRRGVAGEGLVVIGVSTGGPRTLEDILPQLPADFPWPVLVAQHMPPSFTRPFADRMNGLCVLNVVEAAQPMALEPGTIYIGKGGADMVLGRRNGKLTVLAKPENKEFLWHPSVELLGRSVLEHCDPARVVAVMLTGMGYDGADAFTEIKKRGGRTIAESEETAVVFGMPAELIKRGGASVVIPNEKVAAQLNTWASR